The following is a genomic window from Bacillus sp. V2I10.
CAAGGTCAAAGCCGCGTTCGCCTGCGACTCTTGCTGCCTGGATGGCATCGCCTTCGCAGGTTGTCGCGTGGCATGATGTTTCATAACCGGCTATTTCAAATTTCTGAAGAACTTCAGGTAATTGTTTTTTAAAGGCTTCGCGCCCTGATGTTGGATTATAGATTATTCTTGCTCTTTTCATTTTCCCCATCATCCTAAGTTAGAATGTATTTCCATGATTTGTTGTATCTAACAAGCCATCAATTATACTACACCTTTTTTGTTAGATACGCAATCCATAGAACTAGTATAGCCAAAGCCGGATAAAAACAACGGCGCCATACATGATGTTCACGCGGCGCCGTCTCTTTGTTTTATCGTTTCTGAATTTCTTCAAGCAAAAGCTTGTTGACCATTGGCGGGTTTGCCTGGCCTTTTGTTGCTTTCATAATTTGACCGACTAGGAAGCCGATCGCTTTTTGTTTACCGCTTTTGAAGTCCTCGATGGATTGCGGATTCGCATCAAGTGATTCGTTCACGATTTTGCGGAGCGTGCCTTCGTCAGAGATTTGGACAAGTCCCTGATCCTTAACGATTTGCTCGGCATCGCCGCCTTTTTCGATCAGCTCTTTGAATACTTTTTTCGCGATTTTTGTTGAAATCGTGCCGTTTTCAATCAGCTTGATCATGCCCGCAAGTCCTTCTGGTGTAAGGGCTACATCCTGAAGCTCTTTACCTTCAGCGTTCAAGTAGCCGCTCACTTCACCCATTAACCAGTTTGAAGCCTGCTTCGCATCTGCTTCTTTTGCAACCGTTGCTTCAAAGAAATCGGACATTTCTTTTGTCAGAGTAAGGACCTGTGCATCATAAGATGGAAGGCCAAGTTCTTCCACATAGCGCTTTTGACGCTGATCAGGAAGCTCAGGAATCGTTGAACGAATTCGTTCCTTCCACTCGTCATCAATGTAGAGGGACACAAGGTCCGGCTCCGGGAAGTAGCGGTAGTCGTCAGATCCTTCTTTCACACGCATCAGGATTGTTTTCCCCGTTGCTTCGTCAAAGCGGCGTGTTTCCTGCTCGATGATGCCGCCTGATAAAAGAACTTCCTCCTGGCGCTTCACTTCATGCTCAAGTCCTCTGCGGACAAAGTTGAAGGAGTTCAGGTTTTTCAGCTCTGCTTTTGTACCGAATTTCTCTTGGCCTACTGGACGAAGGGAAATGTTGGCGTCACAGCGGAGTGAGCCTTCTTCCATCTTGCAGTCCGATACACCTGTGTATTGAATGATCGCTTTCAGCTTTTCAAGATAAGCGTAAGCTTCTTCAGGTGTGCGGATGTCCGGCTCTGAGACGATTTCGATCAGCGGTGTGCCCTGGCGGTTGTAATCACAAAGAGAATAACCGTCGCCTGTATGTGTCAGCTTGCCTGCATCTTCTTCTAAATGAAGGCGGGTAATGCCGATTCTTTTCTTGTAGCCGCTCACTTCAATATCAATCCAGCCGTGCTCGCCGATTGGCTTGTCAAACTGGGAAATCTGGTAAGCTTTCGGGTTATCCGGGTAAAAATAGTTTTTGCGGTCGAACTTTGTATCTGTCGCAACTTCACAGTTCAACGCCATAGCAGCTTTCATGGCGAAATCAACGGCTTCTTTGTTTAATACCGGGAGAACCCCTGGGTAGCCAAGTTCGATCACGCTTGTGTTTGTATTTGAATCAGCGCCGAAATGGTTCGGTGCGCTTGAGAAAATTTTCGAATTTGTTTTTAATTCAACGTGGACTTCAAGTCCAATGACCGTTTCAAAGTTCATGATTTCACCCCTTACAATTCAGGTTTTGCTTTATGATGGTCGGTTGCCTGCTCAAATGCATGCGCAACGCGGTAAACTGTACTTTCGTCGAAATGCTTTCCGATAATTTGAAGTCCAAGCGGCAAGCCATTTGAGAAACCGCATGGTACGGAGATTCCAGGTACGCCCGCAAGGTTCACAGGGATTGTTAAAATATCGTTCGCATACATAGTCATCGGGTCATCTGTTTTTTCGCCTACTTTAAAGGCTGGAGTCGGCGTTGTCGGTCCAACGATGACGTCGTATTTTTCAAACACATCTTCAAAGTCTTTTTTGATGAGTGTGCGGACTTGCTGTGCTTTTTTGTAGTAAGCGTCATAGTAGCCTGAGCTGAGTGCGAATGTTCCAAGCATGATGCGGCGTTTGACCTCATCGCCGAATCCCTCTGAACGGGACTGCTTGTACAATTCGATTAAATTCTTCGCATTGTCTGAACGGTAGCCGTAGCGGACGCCGTCAAAACGTGCAAGATTCGCTGATGCTTCTGATGAAGACAGCAGGTAGTACGTAGCAAGCGCGTATTTTGAATGAGGCAGAGAAACCTCTTCCCATGTTGCACCCTGTGCTTCTAATACTTTTAAAGCATCTAGAACAGACTGCTTTACTTCTTCGCTGACGCCTTCGCCTAAGTATTCTTTTGGTACGGCGATTTTAAGACCTTTTACATCTCCTGTCAGTGCAGAAAGAAAATCTGGAACGTCAACGTTTGCTGATGTTGAGTCCATTTTATCTGCTCCTGAAATCGCTTGGAGCAAAAAGGCATTGTCTTCAACATTTGTCGTTAACGGTCCGATTTGATCAAGAGATGATGCAAATGCAATTAGTCCGAAACGTGATACACGTCCATATGTAGGTTTTAACCCAACGACACCTGTGAAGGCTGCCGGCTGGCGAATCGATCCGCCTGTATCCGATCCAAGGGCAAATGGTACCTCGCGCGCTGCAACTGCTGCAGCTGAACCGCCGCTTGATCCGCCTGGTACGGTTTCAAGATCCCATGGGTTTTTCGTTATTTTGTAGCCTGAGTTCTCTGTTGAAGATCCCATTGCGAATTCATCCATGTTTAGTTTTCCGATTGTGACAGCTTCCGCTTTTTTCAAATGCTGAACAACGGTTGCGTCATAAA
Proteins encoded in this region:
- the gatB gene encoding Asp-tRNA(Asn)/Glu-tRNA(Gln) amidotransferase subunit GatB, whose product is MNFETVIGLEVHVELKTNSKIFSSAPNHFGADSNTNTSVIELGYPGVLPVLNKEAVDFAMKAAMALNCEVATDTKFDRKNYFYPDNPKAYQISQFDKPIGEHGWIDIEVSGYKKRIGITRLHLEEDAGKLTHTGDGYSLCDYNRQGTPLIEIVSEPDIRTPEEAYAYLEKLKAIIQYTGVSDCKMEEGSLRCDANISLRPVGQEKFGTKAELKNLNSFNFVRRGLEHEVKRQEEVLLSGGIIEQETRRFDEATGKTILMRVKEGSDDYRYFPEPDLVSLYIDDEWKERIRSTIPELPDQRQKRYVEELGLPSYDAQVLTLTKEMSDFFEATVAKEADAKQASNWLMGEVSGYLNAEGKELQDVALTPEGLAGMIKLIENGTISTKIAKKVFKELIEKGGDAEQIVKDQGLVQISDEGTLRKIVNESLDANPQSIEDFKSGKQKAIGFLVGQIMKATKGQANPPMVNKLLLEEIQKR
- the gatA gene encoding Asp-tRNA(Asn)/Glu-tRNA(Gln) amidotransferase subunit GatA, whose product is MSLFDHKLSELKTLLHKKEITVTDLVDESYKRIHAVDDQVNAFLTLDEEKARSYAKELDEAIGTRDEFGLMFGMPIGVKDNIVTKNLRTTAASKILENFDPIYDATVVQHLKKAEAVTIGKLNMDEFAMGSSTENSGYKITKNPWDLETVPGGSSGGSAAAVAAREVPFALGSDTGGSIRQPAAFTGVVGLKPTYGRVSRFGLIAFASSLDQIGPLTTNVEDNAFLLQAISGADKMDSTSANVDVPDFLSALTGDVKGLKIAVPKEYLGEGVSEEVKQSVLDALKVLEAQGATWEEVSLPHSKYALATYYLLSSSEASANLARFDGVRYGYRSDNAKNLIELYKQSRSEGFGDEVKRRIMLGTFALSSGYYDAYYKKAQQVRTLIKKDFEDVFEKYDVIVGPTTPTPAFKVGEKTDDPMTMYANDILTIPVNLAGVPGISVPCGFSNGLPLGLQIIGKHFDESTVYRVAHAFEQATDHHKAKPEL